One stretch of Ornithinimicrobium ciconiae DNA includes these proteins:
- a CDS encoding GNAT family N-acetyltransferase yields the protein MSSPDVAPSHAALPAGWTAQEPTGDDVPDLVRLLRQHEKEARGWPGADSEQVAADVTGKGAVTRRHWLIRDPEGAARAWVSCHDRAAGRVLVGVTVDPDLDPAQAEPVATHCFALAERTSGEIARDRGLAATQMDSGAFQDDDRQDRWLKDAGFKHVRTWWQMERPVTAQDATDHPQPREGVVVHRVRRDDAVGLPDEEDLHAVHEILEESFADHFNNYRETFEEFLDRLRADPGHRWDHWWLADVDGAPAGALVGTTVTGRLDPAGNPVPDGSYVEYIGVHSSARGRGVAKALLWAVIADAAARGRNRVGLEVDADSPTGADGLYSSMGWKTVYVTESWHKDVEAPAG from the coding sequence ATGAGTTCTCCCGACGTTGCCCCCTCGCACGCTGCGCTTCCCGCTGGCTGGACCGCCCAGGAACCCACCGGAGACGACGTGCCGGACCTGGTCCGGCTGCTGAGACAGCACGAGAAGGAGGCACGCGGCTGGCCCGGCGCCGACAGCGAGCAGGTAGCGGCCGATGTCACCGGCAAGGGAGCAGTGACCCGGCGGCACTGGCTGATCCGCGACCCGGAGGGGGCTGCCCGCGCCTGGGTGAGCTGTCACGACCGGGCCGCTGGACGAGTGCTGGTGGGCGTGACCGTGGACCCGGACCTTGACCCGGCGCAGGCCGAGCCGGTCGCGACCCACTGCTTTGCGTTGGCCGAGCGCACTTCCGGGGAGATCGCCAGGGACCGTGGGCTGGCGGCGACCCAGATGGACTCCGGAGCCTTCCAGGACGACGACCGCCAGGATCGCTGGCTCAAGGACGCCGGCTTCAAGCACGTGCGCACCTGGTGGCAGATGGAGCGCCCCGTCACGGCACAGGACGCCACCGACCACCCTCAGCCGCGTGAGGGAGTGGTGGTGCACCGGGTCCGCCGCGACGACGCCGTCGGGCTGCCGGACGAGGAGGACCTGCACGCCGTGCACGAGATCTTGGAGGAGTCCTTCGCCGACCACTTCAACAACTACCGCGAGACCTTCGAGGAGTTTCTCGACCGGCTCCGCGCGGACCCCGGTCACCGGTGGGACCACTGGTGGCTGGCCGACGTCGACGGTGCACCGGCGGGCGCCCTGGTCGGCACGACCGTCACTGGTCGCCTGGACCCGGCGGGCAACCCGGTCCCAGACGGCTCGTATGTCGAGTACATCGGCGTCCACTCCAGCGCCCGTGGTCGCGGGGTCGCCAAGGCCCTGCTGTGGGCCGTCATCGCCGACGCGGCCGCACGCGGCCGCAACCGGGTCGGGCTCGAGGTCGACGCCGACTCCCCCACCGGAGCCGACGGGCTCTACTCCTCGATGGGCTGGAAGACGGTCTACGTCACAGAGTCGTGGCACAAGGACGTGGAGGCTCCCGCGGGTTAG
- a CDS encoding DUF6104 family protein: MYFTDRGIEELATRRGDEQVTLEWLSEQLRTFVDLHPEFEAPVDRLATWLARLDDEIDDE, from the coding sequence GTGTACTTCACCGACCGCGGCATCGAGGAGCTCGCCACCAGGCGAGGCGACGAGCAGGTCACTCTCGAGTGGCTCTCTGAGCAGTTGCGCACGTTCGTGGACCTGCACCCCGAGTTTGAGGCGCCCGTGGACCGCCTCGCCACGTGGCTGGCCCGACTGGACGACGAGATCGACGACGAATGA
- a CDS encoding GDSL-type esterase/lipase family protein, which yields MTATDDEPVVEFNPSAEFQITDGPRDIGLCFVGDGFVAGYGDPKALGWVSRVVGRSPVTDADLSAYNLGVRGESSAEVMSRWRAECAPRWLDRSERRLVVGVGAGDVAAGITTARSRLNLANILDEATTTGISTFVVGPTPTLDAEVNQRLEVLADAQADVCSRRAVPYVDCFHPLRDHDQWQSDLAAGDGVHPGQAGYGLIAWLVLHAGWQDWLKVNG from the coding sequence GTGACAGCCACCGACGACGAGCCCGTCGTGGAGTTCAACCCCAGCGCGGAGTTCCAGATCACCGACGGACCACGGGACATCGGTTTGTGCTTCGTCGGTGATGGTTTCGTGGCCGGCTACGGCGACCCCAAGGCCCTGGGCTGGGTCAGCCGCGTGGTGGGCCGCAGCCCGGTCACAGATGCCGACCTGAGCGCCTACAACCTCGGGGTGCGGGGAGAGTCCAGCGCTGAGGTGATGAGCCGCTGGCGGGCCGAGTGCGCCCCCCGGTGGCTGGACCGTTCCGAGCGCCGTCTGGTCGTCGGTGTGGGCGCCGGCGACGTCGCTGCCGGCATCACCACCGCGCGCTCACGGCTCAACCTGGCAAACATCCTCGACGAGGCGACCACCACCGGCATCAGCACCTTTGTCGTGGGTCCCACCCCGACCCTGGACGCCGAGGTCAACCAGCGCCTGGAGGTTCTGGCCGACGCACAGGCGGATGTGTGCTCGCGTCGCGCAGTTCCCTATGTGGACTGCTTCCACCCGCTGCGCGACCACGACCAGTGGCAGTCAGATCTGGCCGCCGGCGATGGCGTCCACCCGGGACAGGCCGGCTATGGCCTGATCGCGTGGCTGGTGCTGCACGCAGGCTGGCAGGACTGGCTCAAGGTCAACGGCTGA
- the pheA gene encoding prephenate dehydratase: MTPVPAPQDGVGYLGPAGTFCEEGLRRLDPDTAESAWPAPTVAAALETLREGVLAEALVPFENSVEGSVSATLDELIRGEPLVITGEVHVEVEFALMARPGTDLAAVRRIATHPVAEAQTRDWIAAHLPGAEVIPESSTARAAVLVAAEVYDAAIAAPLAAERHGLNILVGGIADRPGAVTRFIRLARPGHIPEATGADVTTLVAYLRHNHAGALLDLLNQFAMRGVDLVRLESRPTGEALGQYCFAIEALGHLREPRVAEALRGLHRVCAQVRFLGSYPRAQAAQTPVPEVATAQAYDAARVWVERLSR; this comes from the coding sequence GTGACCCCGGTGCCTGCCCCTCAGGACGGGGTCGGCTATCTCGGGCCGGCGGGCACATTCTGCGAGGAGGGGCTGCGCCGCCTGGACCCGGACACGGCCGAGAGCGCCTGGCCGGCTCCGACCGTGGCCGCTGCCCTCGAGACGCTGCGGGAAGGCGTCCTGGCGGAGGCGCTCGTCCCCTTCGAGAACTCGGTCGAGGGGTCGGTGTCGGCCACCCTCGACGAGCTCATCCGCGGCGAACCGCTGGTCATCACCGGCGAGGTGCACGTCGAGGTCGAGTTTGCCCTGATGGCCCGCCCCGGCACTGACCTGGCCGCGGTGCGCCGCATCGCGACGCACCCGGTCGCCGAGGCACAGACCCGGGACTGGATCGCCGCACACCTCCCGGGCGCCGAGGTGATCCCGGAGTCCTCCACCGCCCGGGCTGCGGTGCTGGTCGCCGCGGAGGTCTATGACGCCGCCATCGCCGCGCCCCTGGCTGCTGAACGGCACGGACTGAACATCCTCGTCGGTGGGATCGCTGACCGTCCCGGCGCGGTGACCCGGTTCATCAGGCTCGCCCGCCCCGGCCACATCCCGGAGGCAACGGGTGCGGACGTGACCACGCTGGTGGCCTACCTGCGTCACAACCACGCCGGTGCCCTGCTCGATCTGCTCAACCAGTTCGCGATGCGCGGTGTCGACCTGGTCCGGCTGGAGTCACGGCCCACCGGAGAGGCGCTCGGCCAGTACTGCTTCGCGATCGAGGCGCTCGGACATCTCCGTGAGCCGCGGGTCGCGGAGGCCCTCAGGGGGCTGCACCGGGTCTGTGCGCAGGTGCGCTTCCTGGGGTCCTACCCGCGGGCCCAGGCAGCGCAGACCCCGGTGCCCGAGGTGGCCACCGCGCAGGCGTATGACGCGGCTCGAGTCTGGGTGGAGCGTCTCAGCCGTTGA
- a CDS encoding zinc-binding dehydrogenase yields MLAAYVAEFHPDNPLAGLVVADRPAPEAPEGWALVDVRAAALNHHDVWSLRGVGLKSEQLPMILGCDAAGVDQDGNEVLLHAVISSPGWIGEQTLDPRRSLLSERHQGTLAEQVVVPTANLVPKPSGLSFEEAACLPTAWLTAYKMLCINGGPPGSTVLVQGAGGGVASAAIALGSALGYRVWATSRDESRRQRALDLGADAVFESGQRLPERVDIVLETVGAATWSHSVSSLRPGGTVVIAGATSGDAPPRAELTRIFFQQMRVQGSTMGNLEQLQQVVRVVEQTGVRPLIDRVLPLSQAADGIAALHAGEVFGKVVLTP; encoded by the coding sequence GTGCTAGCTGCCTACGTCGCCGAGTTCCATCCCGACAACCCGCTCGCGGGCCTGGTGGTCGCTGACCGCCCCGCTCCCGAGGCGCCCGAGGGCTGGGCGCTCGTCGACGTGCGGGCGGCCGCCCTGAACCACCACGACGTGTGGTCGTTGCGGGGCGTCGGTCTCAAGAGCGAGCAGCTGCCGATGATCCTGGGCTGTGACGCGGCCGGGGTCGACCAGGACGGCAACGAGGTGCTGCTGCACGCGGTCATCTCCTCGCCCGGCTGGATCGGTGAGCAGACTCTGGACCCGCGACGTTCCCTGCTCTCGGAGCGTCACCAAGGCACCCTGGCGGAGCAGGTCGTGGTGCCAACTGCCAACCTCGTGCCCAAGCCCAGCGGTCTGTCCTTCGAGGAGGCCGCCTGCCTACCCACCGCCTGGCTGACGGCCTACAAGATGCTGTGCATCAACGGCGGACCTCCCGGCTCGACCGTGCTCGTGCAGGGCGCCGGTGGTGGGGTGGCCTCGGCGGCCATCGCGCTCGGCTCGGCCCTGGGCTACCGGGTGTGGGCCACGAGTCGGGACGAGTCCCGGCGCCAGCGGGCCCTCGACCTGGGTGCTGACGCCGTCTTCGAGAGCGGGCAACGTCTCCCCGAGCGGGTCGACATCGTCCTGGAGACGGTCGGCGCGGCGACCTGGTCGCACTCCGTCTCCAGCCTGCGCCCCGGTGGCACCGTCGTCATCGCCGGGGCGACCTCCGGTGATGCACCGCCGCGGGCCGAGCTGACCCGGATCTTCTTCCAGCAGATGCGGGTCCAGGGCTCCACGATGGGCAACCTGGAGCAGCTGCAGCAGGTTGTCCGGGTGGTCGAGCAGACCGGCGTGCGCCCCCTGATCGACCGGGTGCTGCCGCTGTCCCAGGCCGCGGACGGGATCGCCGCCCTGCATGCCGGTGAGGTCTTCGGCAAGGTGGTGCTGACCCCGTGA